The following coding sequences are from one Odontesthes bonariensis isolate fOdoBon6 chromosome 10, fOdoBon6.hap1, whole genome shotgun sequence window:
- the slc38a5b gene encoding sodium-coupled neutral amino acid transporter 5b, whose translation MELQKVSNGVHHDADASVEGGVSPEEEKFLQHKDGGSKRPQFTDFEGKTSFGMSVFNLSNAIMGSGILGLSYAMSNTGIVLFLMLLTCIACLSCYSVHLLLRSAGVVGIRAYEQLGFRAFGHPGKILAAVIITLHNIGAMSSYLFIVKYELPLVIQAFLGQTSISDNWFMNGNYLIIIVTASIILPLATMKHLGYLGYTSGFSLSCMVFFLSVVIYKKFNIACPLEVFGNYSVEAVTVENTCTAKYFTINQETAYTIPILAFAFVCHPEVLPIYTELSNPTKRRMQNIGNVSILGMFTMYFFTATFGYLTFYGNTEAELLHTYNKVDPLDTLILCVRLAVLVAVTLTVPVVLFPIRRALMQLLFPGKSFHWLRHIAIAVCLLFAVNLLVIFVPNIRDIFGITGATTAPTLIFILPGLFYVRIVPTSQEPLNSRPKIMAVCFTTLGFIFMIMSLTFIGLDWMSGEKRSLGGH comes from the exons ATGGAGCTGCAGAAGGTTTCAAATGGAGTTCACCACGATGCTGACGCGTCCGTGGAGGGCGG AGTCTCGCCAGAGGAGGAAAAGTTCCTGCAGCACAAGGATGGTGGTTCAAAGAGACCCCAGTTCACAGAT tttgaggggaaaacctcctttgGGATGTCCGTTTTCAACCTGAGCAACGCCATCATGGGCAGCGGCATCCTGGGACTCTCATACGCCATGTCAAACACCGGCATCGTCCTTTTTCT GATGCTGCTCACATGCATCGCCTGCCTGTCCTGTTACTCCGTCCATCTGCTGCTCCGCAGTGCCGGAGTCGTCG GTATCCGTGCTTATGAGCAGCTCGGCTTCAGAGCTTTCGGCCACCCAGGAAAGATTCTAGCCGCTGTCATCATAACACTGCACAACATTGGAG CCATGTCCAGCTACCTGTTCATCGTAAAATACGAGTTACCGCTGGTAATCCAGGCCTTTCTCGGTCAGACGTCCATCTCTGA TAACTGGTTCATGAATGGAAACTACCTCATTATCATAGTCACCGCCTCCATCATCCTTCCATTGGCCACGATGAAACACCTGG GATATCTGGGCTACACATCTGGGTTTTCCCTCTCCTGCATGGTGTTCTTCCTGTCTGTG GTCATCTACAAGAAATTTAACATTGCTTGCCCGCTGGAGGTGTTTGGCAACTACTCTGTGGAAGCAGTCACCGTGGAAAACACGTGCACTGCCAAATATTTCACCATCAACCAGGAG ACTGCATATACCATCCCCATCCTGGCATTTGCTTTTGTATGTCACCCCGAAGTACTTCCCATCTACACTGAGCTGAGCAA CCCAACCAAGAGAAGGATGCAGAACATTGGCAATGTGTCCATACTGGGCATGTTCACCATGTACTTCTTCACTGCCACGTTTGGCTATCTGACCTTCTACG GCAACACGGAGGCCGAGCTCCTCCACACCTACAACAAGGTTGATCCTTTGGACACTCTGATCCTGTGTGTGCGGCTGGCTGTCCTGGTGGCCGTTACCCTGACTGTGCCCGTGGTCCTGTTTCCT atcCGTCGTGCACTCATGCAGCTGCTGTTTCCAGGGAAGTCTTTCCACTGGTTACGTCACATCGCCATTGCCGTGTGTCTGCTGTTTGCCGTTAACCTGCTGGTCATCTTTGTCCCTAACATTCGAGATATTTTCGGCATCACAG GTGCTACCACGGCTCCGACTCTGATCTTCATCCTCCCCGGGCTGTTCTACGTCCGCATTGTCCCCACCAGCCAGGAGCCCCTGAACTCCAGACCAAAGATCATG GCTGTGTGTTTCACCACATTGGGTTTCATCTTTATGATCATGAGTCTGACCTTCATCGGGCTCGACTGGATGAGCGGAGAGAAGCGAAGTCTTGGCGGCCATTAA